From Oryzias melastigma strain HK-1 linkage group LG15, ASM292280v2, whole genome shotgun sequence, one genomic window encodes:
- the LOC112161829 gene encoding collagen alpha-1(IX) chain isoform X1 — MNIHEVLYSYGTSAGVASCSRFIWVGFQGSPFHPRERIRYFSFLTPGEIMAGAPGIKGLFLVVFLQLIFLCSSQGPPGPPGVPGIDGINGERGEDGKDGPQGPDGDAGKPGSSGIPGIPGNDGLTGPVGDPGPDGPPGQKGEPGASGPRGEAGVGPDGPPGPPGPAGLLGEVGKVGPPGAMGVRGPQGPRGPVGPRGAAGMLGNADLCPNSCPPGTPGHPGLPGMKGHKGVKGEAGEPGKQGHKGEEGDQGSPGEVGSQGPTGPQGIRGSTGMMGPKGELGARGPDGDPGPQGVAGAIGDHGQRGVMGEPGPKGETGVQGPRGITGLPGPKGEPGLPGVDGREGIPGLPGGKGSVGKPGVPGEIGPQGLPGLPGAPGPKGLSGLKGDAGLPGLPGELGSAGKTGERGEQGELGPVGPIGEPVSVLFFSLVSFFCALSFTYKRHFLLFFISTQGDIGEQGPVGPAGKPGARGSKGDPGLPGFPGPPGLPGTKGERGERGESGPKGDQGAQGDEGNPGEKGEVGDPGEPGAKGETGVPGEAGKRGPEGSRGQPGIEGPPGSAGPRGMQGNRGPRGVRGSQGPAGKEPSDQHIKQVCMRVMQEQLAQLAASLRRPESGAAGLPGKPGPPGPPGPAGDNGFPGHAGARGLPGLKGPPGQMGLKGPKGDIGDRGARGPTVRGPKGQPGPPGLPGEPGKAGYGQDGRDGQRGPPGVPGQPGVPGPPGSAGLNGYCDPSACNLQAGAMQQSLDVKGPAGN, encoded by the exons ATGAATATACATGAGGTGCTCTACAGCTATGGGACCTCTGCCGGTGTAGCCAGCTGCAGCCGGTTCATTTGGGTCGGTTTTCAGGGGTCTCCCTTCCATCCCAGAGAAAGGATCAGATACTTTTCCTTTCTCACTCCTGGGGAGATCATGGCAGGGGCCCCAGGAATTAAAGGGCTGTTCCTTGTAGTTTTCTTGCAGCTCATCTTTCTTTGCTCCTCTCAA GGACCCCCAGGCCCCCCTGGAGTTCCGGGAATTGACGGCATTAAT GGGGAAAGAGGAGAAGATGGGAAGGATGGTCCACAG GGGCCTGATGGGGATGCAGGGAAACCCGGCTCATCAGGAATCCCTGGAATTCCTGGAAATGAT GGTTTGACGGGTCCAGTTGGAGATCCTGGACCTGACGGTCCTCCTGGACAGAAA GGCGAGCCTGGAGCATCTGGGCCTCGTGGAGAAGCT GGTGTTGGACCAGATGGACCCCCT GGACCGCCAGGGCCTGCAGGACTTCTAGGTGAAGTGGGAAAAGTTGGCCCACCT GGGGCCATGGGAGTGAGAGGGCCACAGGGACCCCGGGGGCCAGTGGGACCCAGA GGTGCTGCTGGTATGCTCGGAAATGCTGACCTT tgtCCAAACTCCTGTCCACCTGGCACTCCTGGACATCCTGGTCTTCCTGGCATGAAG GGCCACAAGGGAGTAAAGGGTGAAGCTGGGGAACCTGGGAAACAGGGGCACAAG GGTGAAGAGGGAGACCAGGGAAGTCCAGGAGAAGTTGGATCTCAAGGACCAACA GGACCTCAGGGAATCCGCGGCTCCACTGGCATGATGGGCCCCAAAGGAGAATTG GGAGCTCGGGGACCTGATGGAGATCCGGGTCCTCAGGGAGTGGCAGGGGCAATT GGGGACCACGGCCAAAGAGGCGTGATGGGTGAGCCTGGGCCTAAAGGTGAAACG GGGGTTCAAGGACCAAGAGGAATCACAGGGTTGCCGGGTCCAAAGGGAGAACCT GGTTTGCCAGGTGTTGACGGACGTGAAGGTATTCCAGGGTTGCCAGGAGGAAAG GGAAGTGTTGGGAAGCCAGGTGTACCGGGAGAAATTGGACCTCAAGGGCTTCCA GGTTTGCCTGGTGCTCCTGGACCAAAAGGCTTGAGTGGCCTGAAG GGTGATGCAGGTCTGCCAGGACTCCCTGGAGAGCTGGGCTCAGCTGGAAAAACT GGTGAGCGAGGAGAACAAGGAGAATTGGGACCCGTCGGACCCATCGGTGAGCCtgtgagtgttttatttttttcacttgtttcttttttttgtgccctttcttttacatataaaagacattttcttctttttttcatttccacacAGGGGGACATTGGAGAGCAAGGCCCTGTTGGTCCAGCTGGCAAGCCAGGAGCAAGA GGATCTAAAGGAGATCCTGGTCTCCCTGGGTTCCCAGGTCCTCCTGGACTTCCTGGGACAAAAGGAGAAAGG GGAGAACGAGGAGAATCCGGACCTAAAGGAGATCAA GGAGCACAAGGTGATGAGGGAAATCCAGGAGAAAAGGGCGAAGTT GGTGATCCAGGAGAACCTGGAGCCAAAGGAGAG ACTGGTGTACCTGGAGAGGCTGGAAAAAGAGGTCCTGAGGGAAGTCGGGGTCAGCCTGGCATTGAAGGGCCTCCGGGCTCAGCGGGGCCCCGTGGGATGCAAGGAAACAGAGGTCCACGTGGAGTCAGAGGGTCACAGGGCCCGGCG GGTAAAGAACCAAGTGATCAGCACATCAAACAAGTCTGCATGCGAGTCATGCAAG AACAGCTGGCTCAGTTAGCTGCTAGTTTAAGGAGGCCAGAATCGGGAGCTGCCGGTTTACCTGGAAAACCTGGACCTCCGGGGCCTCCTGGGCCCGCAGGAGACAACGGCTTTCCCGGACACGCTGGAGCGAGAGGGCTTCCGGGACTTAAAGGCCCACCAGGACAGATGGGTCTTAAAGGACCCAAAG GTGACATAGGGGACAGAGGGGCCAGAGGACCCACTGTGCGAGGGCCTAAAGGCCAACCAGGACCTCCTGGACTTCCTG
- the LOC112161829 gene encoding collagen alpha-1(IX) chain isoform X2 yields the protein MNIHEVLYSYGTSAGVASCSRFIWVGFQGSPFHPRERIRYFSFLTPGEIMAGAPGIKGLFLVVFLQLIFLCSSQGPPGPPGVPGIDGINGERGEDGKDGPQGPDGDAGKPGSSGIPGIPGNDGLTGPVGDPGPDGPPGQKGEPGASGPRGEAGVGPDGPPGPPGPAGLLGEVGKVGPPGAMGVRGPQGPRGPVGPRGAAGMLGNADLCPNSCPPGTPGHPGLPGMKGHKGVKGEAGEPGKQGHKGEEGDQGSPGEVGSQGPTGPQGIRGSTGMMGPKGELGARGPDGDPGPQGVAGAIGDHGQRGVMGEPGPKGETGVQGPRGITGLPGPKGEPGLPGVDGREGIPGLPGGKGSVGKPGVPGEIGPQGLPGLPGAPGPKGLSGLKGDAGLPGLPGELGSAGKTGERGEQGELGPVGPIGEPGDIGEQGPVGPAGKPGARGSKGDPGLPGFPGPPGLPGTKGERGERGESGPKGDQGAQGDEGNPGEKGEVGDPGEPGAKGETGVPGEAGKRGPEGSRGQPGIEGPPGSAGPRGMQGNRGPRGVRGSQGPAGKEPSDQHIKQVCMRVMQEQLAQLAASLRRPESGAAGLPGKPGPPGPPGPAGDNGFPGHAGARGLPGLKGPPGQMGLKGPKGDIGDRGARGPTVRGPKGQPGPPGLPGEPGKAGYGQDGRDGQRGPPGVPGQPGVPGPPGSAGLNGYCDPSACNLQAGAMQQSLDVKGPAGN from the exons ATGAATATACATGAGGTGCTCTACAGCTATGGGACCTCTGCCGGTGTAGCCAGCTGCAGCCGGTTCATTTGGGTCGGTTTTCAGGGGTCTCCCTTCCATCCCAGAGAAAGGATCAGATACTTTTCCTTTCTCACTCCTGGGGAGATCATGGCAGGGGCCCCAGGAATTAAAGGGCTGTTCCTTGTAGTTTTCTTGCAGCTCATCTTTCTTTGCTCCTCTCAA GGACCCCCAGGCCCCCCTGGAGTTCCGGGAATTGACGGCATTAAT GGGGAAAGAGGAGAAGATGGGAAGGATGGTCCACAG GGGCCTGATGGGGATGCAGGGAAACCCGGCTCATCAGGAATCCCTGGAATTCCTGGAAATGAT GGTTTGACGGGTCCAGTTGGAGATCCTGGACCTGACGGTCCTCCTGGACAGAAA GGCGAGCCTGGAGCATCTGGGCCTCGTGGAGAAGCT GGTGTTGGACCAGATGGACCCCCT GGACCGCCAGGGCCTGCAGGACTTCTAGGTGAAGTGGGAAAAGTTGGCCCACCT GGGGCCATGGGAGTGAGAGGGCCACAGGGACCCCGGGGGCCAGTGGGACCCAGA GGTGCTGCTGGTATGCTCGGAAATGCTGACCTT tgtCCAAACTCCTGTCCACCTGGCACTCCTGGACATCCTGGTCTTCCTGGCATGAAG GGCCACAAGGGAGTAAAGGGTGAAGCTGGGGAACCTGGGAAACAGGGGCACAAG GGTGAAGAGGGAGACCAGGGAAGTCCAGGAGAAGTTGGATCTCAAGGACCAACA GGACCTCAGGGAATCCGCGGCTCCACTGGCATGATGGGCCCCAAAGGAGAATTG GGAGCTCGGGGACCTGATGGAGATCCGGGTCCTCAGGGAGTGGCAGGGGCAATT GGGGACCACGGCCAAAGAGGCGTGATGGGTGAGCCTGGGCCTAAAGGTGAAACG GGGGTTCAAGGACCAAGAGGAATCACAGGGTTGCCGGGTCCAAAGGGAGAACCT GGTTTGCCAGGTGTTGACGGACGTGAAGGTATTCCAGGGTTGCCAGGAGGAAAG GGAAGTGTTGGGAAGCCAGGTGTACCGGGAGAAATTGGACCTCAAGGGCTTCCA GGTTTGCCTGGTGCTCCTGGACCAAAAGGCTTGAGTGGCCTGAAG GGTGATGCAGGTCTGCCAGGACTCCCTGGAGAGCTGGGCTCAGCTGGAAAAACT GGTGAGCGAGGAGAACAAGGAGAATTGGGACCCGTCGGACCCATCGGTGAGCCt GGGGACATTGGAGAGCAAGGCCCTGTTGGTCCAGCTGGCAAGCCAGGAGCAAGA GGATCTAAAGGAGATCCTGGTCTCCCTGGGTTCCCAGGTCCTCCTGGACTTCCTGGGACAAAAGGAGAAAGG GGAGAACGAGGAGAATCCGGACCTAAAGGAGATCAA GGAGCACAAGGTGATGAGGGAAATCCAGGAGAAAAGGGCGAAGTT GGTGATCCAGGAGAACCTGGAGCCAAAGGAGAG ACTGGTGTACCTGGAGAGGCTGGAAAAAGAGGTCCTGAGGGAAGTCGGGGTCAGCCTGGCATTGAAGGGCCTCCGGGCTCAGCGGGGCCCCGTGGGATGCAAGGAAACAGAGGTCCACGTGGAGTCAGAGGGTCACAGGGCCCGGCG GGTAAAGAACCAAGTGATCAGCACATCAAACAAGTCTGCATGCGAGTCATGCAAG AACAGCTGGCTCAGTTAGCTGCTAGTTTAAGGAGGCCAGAATCGGGAGCTGCCGGTTTACCTGGAAAACCTGGACCTCCGGGGCCTCCTGGGCCCGCAGGAGACAACGGCTTTCCCGGACACGCTGGAGCGAGAGGGCTTCCGGGACTTAAAGGCCCACCAGGACAGATGGGTCTTAAAGGACCCAAAG GTGACATAGGGGACAGAGGGGCCAGAGGACCCACTGTGCGAGGGCCTAAAGGCCAACCAGGACCTCCTGGACTTCCTG